From a region of the Syngnathus typhle isolate RoL2023-S1 ecotype Sweden linkage group LG12, RoL_Styp_1.0, whole genome shotgun sequence genome:
- the LOC133163539 gene encoding homeobox protein Nkx-6.1-like, whose translation MFAAAPAMQDISSRLGGGFSPPRLTPPLAALHGMAADVQTPPPRPRSRCQSQSQCQSQYPAYPLPSAGAPAAASSCASPTTTSPNPGGMAAAAAAASPGLKSSSLGSPQLCSSATPHGINDILNRPRAAPASASMGVLSALQPRFDTLSPPPPLPSAGLYFSPAAAAAAAAMVRYPKPLQSELPGRTPIFWPGVMQGTTWRDARFASCSPQHSCVLVEGKDGKRKHTRPTFSGQQIFALEKTFEQTKYLAGPERARLAFSLGMTESQVKVWFQNRRTKWRKKHAAEMASAKQKQDSQTERLKVSTDMEDDDDDDDDDYDKPLDPDHTPHHEPPHLNGLLHEHALVVVHTPEPGGSSS comes from the exons ATGTTCGCGGCGGCTCCCGCGATGCAGGACATCTCATCCCGCCTCGGCGGCGGCTTCTCACCTCCTCGGCTCACCCCGCCACTGGCGGCCCTGCACGGCATGGCGGCTGACGTGCAAACCCCACCGCCCCGGCCGCGGTCTCGGTGCCAGTCGCAGTCCCAGTGCCAGTCCCAGTACCCGGCCTACCCGCTGCCGTCTGCCGGGGCACCCGCCGCCGCTTCATCGTGCGCGTCCCCGACCACCACCTCGCCCAACCCGGGCGGcatggcggcagcggcggcggcggcgtcgccGGGCCTCAAGTCTTCCAGCCTGGGCTCGCCGCAGCTGTGCTCGTCGGCGACGCCCCACGGCATCAACGACATCCTCAACCGGCCCCGCGCGGCCCCTGCCTCGGCTTCGATGGGGGTCCTGAGCGCCCTGCAGCCGCGCTTCGACACCCTCAGCCCACCACCGCCGCTGCCCTCGGCCGGACTCTATTTCTCGccggcggccgccgccgccgccgccgccatggtCCGTTACCCCAAGCCGCTACAAAGCGAGCTGCCCGGTAGGACCCCCATCTTCTGGCCGGGGGTCATGCAGGGGACGACCTGGAGGGACGCGCGCTTCGCGTCATGCTCGCCCC AGCACAGCTGCGTTCTGGTGGAAGGCAAGGACGGCAAGCGCAAACACACGCGACCAACTTTCTCCGGACAGCAAATTTTCGCTCTGGAAAAAACTTTTGAACAAACCAAATATTTGGCGGGACCAGAACGAGCGCGACTCGCTTTTTCTCTGGGGATGACCGAGAGCCAGGTCAAG GTGTGGTTCCAGAACCGTCGCACGAAATGGCGGAAGAAGCACGCGGCCGAGATGGCCTCCGCCAAGCAGAAGCAGGACTCGCAGACGGAAAGGTTAAAGGTCAGCACGGACATggaagacgacgacgatgacgacgacgacgactacGACAAACCCTTGGACCCTGACCACACCCCCCACCACGAACCTCCCCACCTCAACGGCCTCCTCCACGAGCACGCGCTCGTCGTCGTGCACACACCCGAACCAGGCGGCTCATCCTCttaa
- the LOC133163731 gene encoding BRCA1-A complex subunit Abraxas 1-like isoform X3 encodes MAEPSVRIPGIVLSSLLFEHINKDSDVEGLILGENHVEEHVTISDTQEDHVHLRRTSSVHKHVCCHKLDTWYDAAGRVDEEAVGRLLGANHRDLLIGWYRQRRNSERRMTMREKAVHENFRAALGVPHAIFLLVTPAALAEAGSTHRAEYSAFVSGNRQVPVVVTNLASLDHRAYWTASPPCRTPGYRRAIGRHSSTLLDASGRAADAEAVNGMNESLQDELRRACGAVADSEHAVQKTLTEVCALRKKLGDGESAAASKGVAVATGNLRLRLAIGALVAHSPLFGSCTLTRDAFPALEAACDGTKRRPVAAAKRSTKRKRRHKVMSRKTAPSAVV; translated from the exons ATGGCGGAGCCCTCGGTTCGAATCCCCGGAATTGTTTTGTCTTCTTTATTGTTTGAGCACATCAACAAAGACTCGGACGTG GAAGGTTTGATCCTTGGCGAGAACCATGTGGAGGAGCACGTGACCATCAGCGACACGCAAGAGGACCACGTTCACCTCCGCCGAACATCCA GCGTCCACAAACACGTGTGTTGCCACAAACTCGACAC cTGGTACGACGCGGCGGGCAGGGTGGACGAGGAGGCGGTTGGCAGGCTCCTGGGGGCAAACCATCGGGATCTCCTGATCGGGTGGTACCGCCAACGCAGGAACTCTGAGCGGCGAATGACAATGCGTGAGAAAGCGGTGCACGAGAACTTTAGGGCGGCGCTGGGCGTGCCGCACGCCATCTTCCTGCTGGTGACTCCCGCGGCGCTGGCGGAGGCCGGCTCCACCCACCGCGCCGAATACTCTGCCTTTGTCTCCGGCAACAG GCAGGTCCCCGTGGTGGTCACCAACTTGGCGTCGCTGGACCATCGGGCGTACTGGACAGCGTCGCCGCCGTGCCGGACGCCAGGCTACCGCCGCGCCATCGGGCGCCACAG TTCCACGTTGCTGGACGCCAGCGGTCGGGCGGCGGACGCCGAGGCGGTCAACGGCATGAACGAGTCGCTGCAAGACGAGCTTCGG AGGGCGTGCGGCGCCGTGGCAGACAGCGAGCACGCCGTGCAGAAGACGCTCACCGAAGTTTGCGCCCTCAGGAAGAAGCTCGGTGACGGCGAGTCGGCCGCGGCCAGCAAAG GCGTGGCCGTCGCAACGGGGAACCTGCGCCTCCGGCTGGCCATCGGCGCACTGGTGGCCCACTCGCCGCTCTTTGGCTCGTGTACTCTGACGCGCGACGCCTTTCCCGCGCTGGAGGCTGCGTGCGACGGGACGAAGCGCCGACCCGTCGCGGCGGCCAAACGGTCAACCAAGAGGAAGCGACGCCACAAAGTGATGTCAAGAAAGACGGCACCGTCGGCGGTTGTTTGA
- the LOC133163731 gene encoding BRCA1-A complex subunit Abraxas 1-like isoform X1 — translation MAEPSVRIPGIVLSSLLFEHINKDSDVEGLILGENHVEEHVTISDTQEDHVHLRRTSSVHKHVCCHKLDTWYDAAGRVDEEAVGRLLGANHRDLLIGWYRQRRNSERRMTMREKAVHENFRAALGVPHAIFLLVTPAALAEAGSTHRAEYSAFVSGNRQVPVVVTNLASLDHRAYWTASPPCRTPGYRRAIGRHSSTLLDASGRAADAEAVNGMNESLQDELRRACGAVADSEHAVQKTLTEVCALRKKLGDGESAAASKAEGVAVATGNLRLRLAIGALVAHSPLFGSCTLTRDAFPALEAACDGTKRRPVAAAKRSTKRKRRHKVMSRKTAPSAVV, via the exons ATGGCGGAGCCCTCGGTTCGAATCCCCGGAATTGTTTTGTCTTCTTTATTGTTTGAGCACATCAACAAAGACTCGGACGTG GAAGGTTTGATCCTTGGCGAGAACCATGTGGAGGAGCACGTGACCATCAGCGACACGCAAGAGGACCACGTTCACCTCCGCCGAACATCCA GCGTCCACAAACACGTGTGTTGCCACAAACTCGACAC cTGGTACGACGCGGCGGGCAGGGTGGACGAGGAGGCGGTTGGCAGGCTCCTGGGGGCAAACCATCGGGATCTCCTGATCGGGTGGTACCGCCAACGCAGGAACTCTGAGCGGCGAATGACAATGCGTGAGAAAGCGGTGCACGAGAACTTTAGGGCGGCGCTGGGCGTGCCGCACGCCATCTTCCTGCTGGTGACTCCCGCGGCGCTGGCGGAGGCCGGCTCCACCCACCGCGCCGAATACTCTGCCTTTGTCTCCGGCAACAG GCAGGTCCCCGTGGTGGTCACCAACTTGGCGTCGCTGGACCATCGGGCGTACTGGACAGCGTCGCCGCCGTGCCGGACGCCAGGCTACCGCCGCGCCATCGGGCGCCACAG TTCCACGTTGCTGGACGCCAGCGGTCGGGCGGCGGACGCCGAGGCGGTCAACGGCATGAACGAGTCGCTGCAAGACGAGCTTCGG AGGGCGTGCGGCGCCGTGGCAGACAGCGAGCACGCCGTGCAGAAGACGCTCACCGAAGTTTGCGCCCTCAGGAAGAAGCTCGGTGACGGCGAGTCGGCCGCGGCCAGCAAA GCAGAAGGCGTGGCCGTCGCAACGGGGAACCTGCGCCTCCGGCTGGCCATCGGCGCACTGGTGGCCCACTCGCCGCTCTTTGGCTCGTGTACTCTGACGCGCGACGCCTTTCCCGCGCTGGAGGCTGCGTGCGACGGGACGAAGCGCCGACCCGTCGCGGCGGCCAAACGGTCAACCAAGAGGAAGCGACGCCACAAAGTGATGTCAAGAAAGACGGCACCGTCGGCGGTTGTTTGA
- the LOC133163731 gene encoding BRCA1-A complex subunit Abraxas 1-like isoform X2, with protein MAEPSVRIPGIVLSSLLFEHINKDSDVEGLILGENHVEEHVTISDTQEDHVHLRRTSSVHKHVCCHKLDTWYDAAGRVDEEAVGRLLGANHRDLLIGWYRQRRNSERRMTMREKAVHENFRAALGVPHAIFLLVTPAALAEAGSTHRAEYSAFVSGNRQVPVVVTNLASLDHRAYWTASPPCRTPGYRRAIGRHSSTLLDASGRAADAEAVNGMNESLQDELRRACGAVADSEHAVQKTLTEVCALRKKLGDGESAAASKEGVAVATGNLRLRLAIGALVAHSPLFGSCTLTRDAFPALEAACDGTKRRPVAAAKRSTKRKRRHKVMSRKTAPSAVV; from the exons ATGGCGGAGCCCTCGGTTCGAATCCCCGGAATTGTTTTGTCTTCTTTATTGTTTGAGCACATCAACAAAGACTCGGACGTG GAAGGTTTGATCCTTGGCGAGAACCATGTGGAGGAGCACGTGACCATCAGCGACACGCAAGAGGACCACGTTCACCTCCGCCGAACATCCA GCGTCCACAAACACGTGTGTTGCCACAAACTCGACAC cTGGTACGACGCGGCGGGCAGGGTGGACGAGGAGGCGGTTGGCAGGCTCCTGGGGGCAAACCATCGGGATCTCCTGATCGGGTGGTACCGCCAACGCAGGAACTCTGAGCGGCGAATGACAATGCGTGAGAAAGCGGTGCACGAGAACTTTAGGGCGGCGCTGGGCGTGCCGCACGCCATCTTCCTGCTGGTGACTCCCGCGGCGCTGGCGGAGGCCGGCTCCACCCACCGCGCCGAATACTCTGCCTTTGTCTCCGGCAACAG GCAGGTCCCCGTGGTGGTCACCAACTTGGCGTCGCTGGACCATCGGGCGTACTGGACAGCGTCGCCGCCGTGCCGGACGCCAGGCTACCGCCGCGCCATCGGGCGCCACAG TTCCACGTTGCTGGACGCCAGCGGTCGGGCGGCGGACGCCGAGGCGGTCAACGGCATGAACGAGTCGCTGCAAGACGAGCTTCGG AGGGCGTGCGGCGCCGTGGCAGACAGCGAGCACGCCGTGCAGAAGACGCTCACCGAAGTTTGCGCCCTCAGGAAGAAGCTCGGTGACGGCGAGTCGGCCGCGGCCAGCAAAG AAGGCGTGGCCGTCGCAACGGGGAACCTGCGCCTCCGGCTGGCCATCGGCGCACTGGTGGCCCACTCGCCGCTCTTTGGCTCGTGTACTCTGACGCGCGACGCCTTTCCCGCGCTGGAGGCTGCGTGCGACGGGACGAAGCGCCGACCCGTCGCGGCGGCCAAACGGTCAACCAAGAGGAAGCGACGCCACAAAGTGATGTCAAGAAAGACGGCACCGTCGGCGGTTGTTTGA
- the LOC133163731 gene encoding BRCA1-A complex subunit Abraxas 1-like isoform X4, producing MAEPSVRIPGIVLSSLLFEHINKDSDVEGLILGENHVEEHVTISDTQEDHVHLRRTSSVHKHVCCHKLDTWYDAAGRVDEEAVGRLLGANHRDLLIGWYRQRRNSERRMTMREKAVHENFRAALGVPHAIFLLVTPAALAEAGSTHRAEYSAFVSGNRSPWWSPTWRRWTIGRTGQRRRRAGRQATAAPSGATGKERWRRCGRCSRLAFLSQFHVAGRQRSGGGRRGGQRHERVAARRASGELAGPQKPGSGGPFFQGPFIDSTFVLLRSR from the exons ATGGCGGAGCCCTCGGTTCGAATCCCCGGAATTGTTTTGTCTTCTTTATTGTTTGAGCACATCAACAAAGACTCGGACGTG GAAGGTTTGATCCTTGGCGAGAACCATGTGGAGGAGCACGTGACCATCAGCGACACGCAAGAGGACCACGTTCACCTCCGCCGAACATCCA GCGTCCACAAACACGTGTGTTGCCACAAACTCGACAC cTGGTACGACGCGGCGGGCAGGGTGGACGAGGAGGCGGTTGGCAGGCTCCTGGGGGCAAACCATCGGGATCTCCTGATCGGGTGGTACCGCCAACGCAGGAACTCTGAGCGGCGAATGACAATGCGTGAGAAAGCGGTGCACGAGAACTTTAGGGCGGCGCTGGGCGTGCCGCACGCCATCTTCCTGCTGGTGACTCCCGCGGCGCTGGCGGAGGCCGGCTCCACCCACCGCGCCGAATACTCTGCCTTTGTCTCCGGCAACAG GTCCCCGTGGTGGTCACCAACTTGGCGTCGCTGGACCATCGGGCGTACTGGACAGCGTCGCCGCCGTGCCGGACGCCAGGCTACCGCCGCGCCATCGGGCGCCACAGGTAAGGAGCGCTGGCGCCGATGCGGCCGGTGCTCCCGACTTGCTTTCCTCTCCCAGTTCCACGTTGCTGGACGCCAGCGGTCGGGCGGCGGACGCCGAGGCGGTCAACGGCATGAACGAGTCGCTGCAAGACGAGCTTCGGGTGAGCTAGCTGGCCCGCAGAAACCTGGCTCGGGCGGGCCGTTTTTCCAGGGCCCTTTTATCGACTCGACGTTTGTCTTGCTACGTTCACGTTGA
- the mrps18c gene encoding 28S ribosomal protein S18c, mitochondrial isoform X1 codes for MLPLKRTYFLFGVFSRLRNASKAAACTGRPVSSDGQDQVKDHPFVRMNNPYKEPHKGCVLCDVTVDFKNIQHACPPLSPWKCKRRGVCVQLLSQFISPHTGRIYGRHITGLCGRKQKEISKAIKKAHSMGFMSVTHKHPELMRDPNICSFKHAD; via the exons atgttGCCTCTCAAGCGAACGTATTTCTTATTCGGGGTCTTTTCGCGCCTCCGAAACGCGAGCAAAGCTGCAG CTTGCACGGGCAGGCCCGTTTCATCCGATGGCCAAGACCAAGTGAAAGATCACCCG TTTGTCAGGATGAACAATCCGTACAAGGAGCCGCACAAAGGCTGCGTCCTCTGCGACGTCACCGTCGACTTCAAGAACATCCAG CACGCATGTCCGCCGCTTTCTCCGTGGAAGTGTAAACGCCGCGGCGTTTGTGTGCAGCTTCTGTCTCAGTTCATCTCGCCGCACACGGGAAGGATCTACGGCCGCCACATCACCG GCTTGTGTGGgcgcaaacaaaaagaaatctcCAAGGCCATCAAGAAGGCGCACTCTATGG GTTTCATGTCAGTGACGCACAAACACCCCGAGTTGATGCGGGACCCCAACATCTGCAGCTTCAAACATGCGGAttag
- the mrps18c gene encoding 28S ribosomal protein S18c, mitochondrial isoform X2 — protein MLPLKRTYFLFGVFSRLRNASKAAACTGRPVSSDGQDQVKDHPFVRMNNPYKEPHKGCVLCDVTVDFKNIQLLSQFISPHTGRIYGRHITGLCGRKQKEISKAIKKAHSMGFMSVTHKHPELMRDPNICSFKHAD, from the exons atgttGCCTCTCAAGCGAACGTATTTCTTATTCGGGGTCTTTTCGCGCCTCCGAAACGCGAGCAAAGCTGCAG CTTGCACGGGCAGGCCCGTTTCATCCGATGGCCAAGACCAAGTGAAAGATCACCCG TTTGTCAGGATGAACAATCCGTACAAGGAGCCGCACAAAGGCTGCGTCCTCTGCGACGTCACCGTCGACTTCAAGAACATCCAG CTTCTGTCTCAGTTCATCTCGCCGCACACGGGAAGGATCTACGGCCGCCACATCACCG GCTTGTGTGGgcgcaaacaaaaagaaatctcCAAGGCCATCAAGAAGGCGCACTCTATGG GTTTCATGTCAGTGACGCACAAACACCCCGAGTTGATGCGGGACCCCAACATCTGCAGCTTCAAACATGCGGAttag
- the mrps18c gene encoding 28S ribosomal protein S18c, mitochondrial isoform X3: MLPLKRTYFLFGVFSRLRNASKAAACTGRPVSSDGQDQVKDHPFVRMNNPYKEPHKGCVLCDVTVDFKNIQLSVRFRTATRLGQKEHLTCTFRIVPKARMSAAFSVEV; encoded by the exons atgttGCCTCTCAAGCGAACGTATTTCTTATTCGGGGTCTTTTCGCGCCTCCGAAACGCGAGCAAAGCTGCAG CTTGCACGGGCAGGCCCGTTTCATCCGATGGCCAAGACCAAGTGAAAGATCACCCG TTTGTCAGGATGAACAATCCGTACAAGGAGCCGCACAAAGGCTGCGTCCTCTGCGACGTCACCGTCGACTTCAAGAACATCCAG CTCTCGGTTCGGTTCAGAACGGCGACTCGACTCGGTCAAAAAGAACACCTCACTTGCACGTTTCGTATTGTGCCCAAAGCACGCATGTCCGCCGCTTTCTCCGTGGAAGTGTAA
- the prpf38a gene encoding pre-mRNA-splicing factor 38A, translated as MANRTVKDANSIHGTNPQYLVEKIIRTRIYECKYWKEECFGLTAELVVDKAMELKYVGGVFGGNIKPTPFLCLVLKLLQIQPEKDIIVEFIKNEDFKYVRLLGAMYMRLTGTTVDCYKYLEPLYNDYRKIKSQNRNGEFELMHVDEFIHELLHSERMCDIILPRLQKRQVLEEAEMLEPRVSALEEDLDEDLDEAESSDDDDDDEAGGGGGRPDGVPGPEPHRRAPRDRPRHSPSPPRRRRSSRSPRRRSRSPKARRSPDARRERRRGSKSPRRHRERRRRSKSPAAHRRSRRHRSRSKSPDKSVKKSRKKSRRSDP; from the exons ATGGCCAACAGGACGGTGAAAGACGCAAACAGCATCCACGGGACCAACCCGCAGTACTTGGTGGAGAAGATTATCCGAACCCGCATTTACGAGTGCAAGTACTGGAAAGAGGAATGCTTTGGGCTGACCGCCGAGCTGGTGGTCGACAAGGCCATGGAGCTCAAGTACGTAGGCGGCGTGTTCGGGGGCAACATCAAGCCCACGCCGTTCCTGTGTCTCGTGCTCAAGCTGCTGCAGATCCAGCCCGAGAAGGACATCATCGTCGAGTTCATCAAGAACGAGGACTTCAAGTACGTGCGCTTGCTCGGCGCCATGTACATGCGCCTCACCGGCACGACGGTCGACTGCTACAAGTACCTGGAGCCGCTTTACAACGATTACAG GAAGATCAAGTCGCAGAACCGTAACGGCGAGTTTGAGCTGATGCACGTGGACGAGTTCATCCACGAGCTGCTTCACTCGGAGAGAATGTGCGACATCATCCTGCCGCGGCTGCAGAAGCGCCAGGTCCTGGAGGAGGCCGAGATGCTGGAGCCGCGCGTCAGCGCCCTGGAGGAGGACCTGGACGAGGACCTGGACGAGGCCGAGAGcagcgacgacgacgatgacgacgaggccggcggcggcggcgggcggccCGACGGGGTCCCCGGTCCTGAGCCGCACCGGCGGGCCCCCCGCGACAGGCCGCGCCACTCGCCCTcccccccccgccgccgccgcagcagccgcTCGCCACGCCGCAGGAGCCGCTCGCCCAAGGCCCGCCGGAGCCCCGATGCCCGCCGCGAGCGCCGCCGCGGCAGCAAAAGCCCGCGGCGCCACCGGGAGCGCAGGCGCCGCTCCAAGTCGCCGGCCGCCCACCGCAGGAGCCGCCGGCACCGCAGCCGCTCCAAGAGCCCCGACAAGAGCGTCAAGAAGAGTCGCAAGAAGAGTCGCCGGAGCGACCCGTAG
- the LOC133163729 gene encoding drebrin-like protein B, translated as MAVDMSKNGAELKAAYQDVLDGRSAIDWVLFTYEGNSNTMRLAAKGDGSLQEMLEELNSGKVMYAFCRVREPNSGLPKYVLINWTGEGVKEARKGLCANHLGTVANFLKGAHVTINARDEDDVDPDVILSKVSKASGANYNFGKASQSAGDFPRGAVGSVYCKTNAVDEMLQINKDSFWSQAQREEEARRQEEVKKAQLQRQAVEQERRDLEDKLAREREIKTQQRNMTIDHNRLQQKQREGEEREKEQQQRKLQAPDAETKRASSARAANEAEALISQRSFNPRDVFKQRETAVAPAYGGSAPRTGKLQSPFLCQRASDSPPAPPGHRAFQPPEPASVSPPESPSARNPFQPVQLPASPQSHPFWPRPDTSDDFLGRPGAVAATASSPGGAAARPAAEDDDWSDEFDEDLYEAPPGDQRLRSLADAMFPTDARDDEYAVPLPVGGDASTGQDATDAGMNVCARAVYDYQAADDTEITFDPDDIITGIEMVDEGWWRGFGPDGRFGMFPANYVELV; from the exons ATGGCGGTGGACATGAGCAAAAACGGCGCTGAGCTGAAGGCGGCCTACCAGGACGTGCTGGACGGACGCTCTGCCATAGACTG GGTTTTGTTCACCTACGAGGGCAACAGCAACACCATGCGCCTGGCGGCAAAAGGAG ACGGCAGTCTGCAGGAGATGTTGGAGGAGCTGAACAGCGGCAAGGTGATGTACGCCTTCTGCCGAGTGCGAGAGCCCAACTCGGGCCTGCCCAAGTACGTGCTGATCAACTGG ACAGGCGAAGGTGTGAAGGAGGCGCGCAAAGGACTGTGCGCCAATCACTTGGGGACGGTGGCCAACTTCCTGAAG GGCGCCCACGTGACCATCAACGCTCGCGACGAGGACGACGTGGACCCTGACGTCATTCTGTCCAAAGTGTCCAAAGCGTCGGGGGCCAACTACAACTTTGGCAAGGCCTCGCAGTCCGCCGGGGACTTCCCCCGTGGAGCCGTA GGTTCCGTTTATTGCAAAACAAACGCCGTGGACGAAATGCTGCAAATCAACAAAGATTCTTTTTGGAGCCAAGCGCAG agggaggaggaggcgcGGCGCCAGGAGGAGGTGAAGAAGGCGCAGCTCCAGAGGCAAGCGGTCGAGCAGGAGCGCCGCGACTTGGAGGACAAACTCGCCCGGGAAAGAGAGATCAAAACGCAGCAGCGAAACATGACCATCGACCACAACAG ACTACAGCAGAAGCAGCGAGAAGGAGAAGAGCGGGAGAAAGAACAGCAGCAAAGG AAGCTCCAGGCGCCGGACGCGGAGACGAAGCGGGCCAGCTCGGCGCGCGCCGCCAAC GAGGCCGAGGCCTTGATCTCGCAGCGCTCCTTCAACCCTCGCGACGTCTTCAAGCAGCGGGAGACCGCCGTGGCGCCCGCCTACGGAGGCTCCGCCCCCAGAACGG GGAAGCTGCAAAGCCCCTTTTTGTGCCAGCGGGCTTCGGACAGCCCTCCGGCTCCCCCCGGCCACCGAGCCTTCCAACCCCCGGAGCCCGCCTCCGTCTCGCCGCCGGAGTCTCCGTCCGCCCGGAATCCCTTCCAGCCCGTCCAGCTTCCCGCCAGTCCCCAAAGCCATCCGTTCTGGCCTCGTCCCGACACGAGCGACGACTTCCTCGGGCGCCCGGGAGCGGTCGCCGCCACTGCCTCCTCGCCTGGCGGAGCGGCCGCCCGGCCTGCAG CGGAGGACGACGATTGGTCGGACGAATTTGACGAAGACCTGTACGAGGCGCCGCCGGGCGACCAGCGGCTCAGGTCGCTCGCAGATGCCATGTTTCCGACGGACGCGCGAGACGACGAGTACGCGGTGCCGCTGCCCGTGGGCGGGGATGCAAGCACG GGCCAGGATGCCACCGACGCGGGAATGAACGTCTGCGCCAGAGCCGTGTACGACTACCAGGCCG CCGACGACACGGAGATCACCTTCGACCCCGACGACATCATCACGGGCATCGAGATGGTGGACGAAGGCTGGTGGCGAGGTTTCGGCCCCGACGGCCGTTTCGGCATGTTCCCCGCCAATTATGTGGAACTGGTGTGA
- the LOC133163730 gene encoding transcription factor 7-like 1-A — translation MPQLSDDGDLGANDELIPFKDEGEHDDKTSAAAATAAQRDLDDVKSSLVNESETNHSASDSEAADRRARRQPDAAGLPGRGQPFGEALRRRSGGVLQAPAFVGYPFFMIPDLYGSYLAGGGLARAYLPWQWPLLDVPAGAAGRDSPVPAHPSSGTPAFVAHLHPLLSRRPEASSPHSRVPANFSPDAGSSRPPQVARHLVSPAAVAEMAHAFDWLPCPGPLSAVKREPGEAGPRSPPRKSPARDGGGQAKGHIKKPLNAFMLFMRDERPKVVAQCQVKESATINQILGQRWHSLSKDEQAKYYELARKERLLHSQLYPGWSARDNYGKKKKRKKCKSESHQDTAADHFPLRPAPHEAPHELTSPSGTSAHLLRPYTLSHLTHTHLSQASPASSVDSPATAAALASPAAPAPTFTEHSDARGGRVSPTDQPLALTTHAPPRGRARAPPAATSDLRTSSTSSHGL, via the exons ATGCCGCAGCTGAGCGACGATGGCGACTTGGGCGCCAACGACGAGCTGATCCCGTTCAAGGATGAGGGCGAGCACGACGACAAGACGAGCGCGGcggccgccaccgccgctcaGCGGGACCTGGACGACGTCAAGTCGTCCCTCGTCAACGAGTCCGAGACCAACCACAGCGCGTCGGATTCcgag GCAGCGGACAGGCGAGCCAGACGTCAGCCGGACGCGGCCGGCCTGCCCGGACGTGGCCAGCCGTTTGGCGAAG CGCTGAGGCGGCGCTCCGGGGGTGTCCTCCAAGCGCCGGCTTTCGTGGGCTACCCCTTCTTCATGATTCCTGACCTTTATGGCTCGTATCTGGCCGGCGGGGGCCTGGCGCGTGCG TATCTGCCGTGGCAGTGGCCCCTGCTGGATGTGCCCGCCGGAGCGGCCGGGAGAGATTCGCCCGTGCCCGCTCACCCG TCTAGCGGCACGCCCGCCTTTGTGGCTCACCTCCACCCGCTGCTCTCCCGCCGACCCGAGGCCTCCTCGCCGCACTCCAGGGTGCCAGCCAACTTCTCGCCCGACGCGG GCTCGTCCCGGCCGCCGCAGGTCGCACGCCACCTCGTCTCACCTGCAGCCGTGGCTGAGATGGCGCACGCCTTTGATTGGCT CCCGTGCCCCGGCCCGCTGAGCGCCGTCAAAAGGGAACCCGGAGAGGCCGGCCCGCGCAGCCCGCCGAG GAAGTCGCCGGCGCGGGACGGCGGCGGTCAGGCCAAAGGTCACATCAAGAAACCTCTCAACGCCTTCATGTTGTTTATGAGGGACGAGCGGCCCAAAGTGGTGGCCCAGTGCCAAGTTAAGGAGAGCGCCACCATCAACCAGATCCTGGGACAGCGG TGGCATTCGCTGAGCAAGGACGAGCAGGCCAAGTACTACGAGCTGGCCCGGAAAGAGCGGCTGCTCCACTCGCAACTTTACCCCGGCTGGTCGGCCAGAGACAACTAC ggcaagaagaagaagaggaagaaatgcAAGAGCGAAAGCCACCAAGACA ctgcCGCAGACCATTTCCCGCtgcggcccgcgccccacgaggCGCCTCACGAGCTCACGTCGCCCTCCGGCACCAGCGCTCACCTTTTGCGCCCGTACACGCTCTCccatctcacacacacgcacttgtcCCAGGCCAGCCCCGCCTCCTCGGTGGACTCcccggccacggcggcggcgctgGCGTCGCCCGCCGCCCCGGCACCCACCTTCACCGAACACTCGGACGCACGGGGCGGCCGCGTATCGCCGACAGACCAGCCGCTCGCCCTCACGACTCATGCGCCGCCACGCGGGAGGGCGCGTGCCCCACCCGCGGCCACCTCTGACCTGCGGACCTCCTCTACCTCCAGCCACGGGCTTTGA